The Paenalcaligenes faecalis genome has a window encoding:
- a CDS encoding glycosyltransferase family 4 protein has protein sequence MQPLKILYTEAATNYGGQERYIHRLMRMMRLKGHQAEALCQPDSLLRQHLESDGFTVHQAVMDSGADFWRNIWRLRNLMKAQAYDVVNTHSRRDTVHAGAAARLAGVPLVVRTRHLAKPIGSLLSYRWIPHRVIAVSEFVRNQVVQRGMNPDYVDIVFPAVELPDPLPEQVLRKELGVDEHAILVGSIAVLRKEKGMQELIQAMAPILRAQPSVHLVIIGGGALQAQLENFATQLEVLNQVHFLGARNDVPQLIGDLTIFASATYLEASGTAFAEAAAAKLPVIGTQVGGVPEMMAAGKSGMLVPLHDIVALRNALQRLIDDPQLCKSMGQAGYDYAVTEGRFSLSTMQQRTEHSYYRWLEQLR, from the coding sequence ATGCAGCCTTTAAAAATACTTTATACCGAGGCAGCGACTAATTACGGTGGGCAAGAGCGCTATATCCATCGGTTGATGCGTATGATGCGGCTCAAAGGGCATCAGGCAGAGGCTTTATGCCAGCCTGACTCATTACTACGTCAGCATTTAGAGTCAGATGGCTTTACGGTACATCAAGCCGTGATGGATAGTGGTGCAGACTTTTGGCGCAATATATGGCGTTTACGTAATTTAATGAAAGCACAAGCCTATGATGTGGTGAATACACACAGTCGACGAGATACGGTACATGCAGGAGCCGCTGCGCGCTTAGCCGGCGTTCCCTTGGTTGTTCGGACTCGACATTTAGCAAAACCGATTGGCTCACTGTTATCGTACCGTTGGATTCCTCATCGAGTGATCGCTGTCAGTGAGTTTGTACGGAATCAAGTAGTACAAAGGGGCATGAATCCAGATTATGTGGATATTGTGTTTCCTGCTGTGGAATTACCCGACCCTTTACCTGAGCAAGTTTTACGTAAAGAGCTAGGCGTAGATGAGCATGCCATTCTAGTGGGAAGCATCGCTGTCTTACGCAAAGAAAAAGGCATGCAGGAGCTGATTCAAGCCATGGCTCCTATTTTGCGAGCCCAACCCTCCGTCCATTTAGTCATTATTGGCGGTGGTGCTTTACAAGCGCAATTAGAAAATTTTGCGACACAACTCGAGGTATTAAATCAGGTTCATTTTTTGGGTGCTCGGAATGATGTGCCGCAACTAATCGGTGATTTAACTATTTTTGCGTCTGCAACATATTTAGAGGCATCCGGCACCGCATTTGCTGAGGCCGCAGCGGCAAAATTGCCTGTGATCGGCACGCAAGTAGGCGGTGTGCCTGAAATGATGGCTGCGGGTAAAAGTGGTATGTTAGTACCACTGCATGACATTGTGGCATTGCGCAACGCGTTACAGCGTTTAATTGATGACCCTCAATTATGTAAAAGTATGGGGCAAGCAGGCTATGACTATGCCGTTACCGAAGGCCGGTTTAGTCTGTCTACCATGCAACAACGCACAGAACATAGTTATTACCGTTGGTTGGAGCAATTACGCTAA
- the msbA gene encoding lipid A export permease/ATP-binding protein MsbA, whose translation MRVLLKSLKSKPIASDFNAEADIWRRIYSRLCPYWKMIIVAVLLVSVVSATKPILAVIMKPLLDEGFTGTKPYYIWLLPLAVVGIMLVRGIASYASSYLLALVANNMLRNLRTEMFDRLLSLPDSKFKEGDTGRLLNRFTIDAGTLTTVATEVITVLVRETLTVVALIAVLLYMSWQLTLIVFVMLPIAYLTARVISKRLRNINRGALDMNAELTRVVGETIEGQRVIKLFDGYEREAERFHYVNARIRRFAMRAASASAALSPITQFFISIAVAAVISVALYQASTKGLTVGGFAAFMAALVQLFDPIRRLANLTGTVQKMLAAAESVFTLVGFDAEPDQGRQQLPTPIQGKIEFRNISHRYPGQERLTIDNVSLTILPGQTVALVGRSGSGKTTLANMLPRFVQPTAGDIFIDDLPASDIQLRSLRLHQSFVSQDVVLFEGSIKENVAYGAYADVPDEQVWQALEAANLAKFVQSLPEGINTQVGEKAGNLSGGQRQRLAIARALIKNAPILVLDEATSALDNESERQVQLSLERLMKNRSTLVIAHRLSTVQKADRIIVLDEGQIAEAGTHDELLALDGIYAGLYHMQFEMN comes from the coding sequence GTGAGAGTTCTGTTGAAAAGCCTAAAAAGTAAGCCTATTGCTTCTGATTTTAATGCGGAAGCGGATATTTGGCGTCGAATTTATAGTCGGTTATGTCCTTATTGGAAGATGATCATCGTAGCGGTGCTATTGGTAAGTGTCGTTTCAGCGACTAAACCCATCCTAGCCGTGATTATGAAGCCTCTACTAGACGAAGGTTTTACCGGAACTAAACCTTACTATATTTGGCTATTACCCTTAGCGGTCGTTGGTATTATGCTGGTGCGCGGTATAGCCTCTTATGCCAGTAGCTACTTACTGGCTTTAGTCGCAAATAATATGTTGCGCAATTTACGTACCGAGATGTTTGATCGACTCTTGTCCTTACCTGATAGTAAGTTCAAAGAGGGAGACACAGGGCGCTTATTGAATCGTTTTACTATTGATGCGGGTACGCTTACTACTGTAGCCACAGAGGTCATCACCGTTTTAGTGCGTGAAACCCTAACGGTAGTGGCATTAATTGCGGTACTGCTATATATGTCATGGCAGTTAACACTCATCGTTTTTGTGATGCTACCCATTGCCTATTTAACAGCACGAGTGATATCGAAACGATTACGTAATATCAATCGGGGCGCTTTGGATATGAATGCCGAGCTGACTCGAGTAGTGGGTGAAACCATCGAGGGGCAGCGGGTTATCAAGCTATTTGATGGCTATGAGCGTGAAGCCGAACGTTTTCATTATGTGAATGCACGTATTCGTCGCTTTGCGATGCGAGCCGCCAGTGCGAGTGCTGCGTTATCTCCGATCACTCAGTTCTTTATTTCTATTGCTGTGGCTGCCGTGATTTCAGTTGCTTTGTACCAAGCCAGTACTAAAGGATTAACAGTAGGCGGTTTCGCGGCTTTTATGGCCGCTTTAGTTCAGCTGTTTGATCCAATTCGACGACTGGCCAACTTAACTGGCACAGTTCAAAAAATGCTGGCTGCCGCAGAGAGCGTTTTTACTTTGGTGGGATTTGATGCGGAACCCGATCAAGGCCGTCAGCAGTTGCCTACTCCTATCCAAGGCAAGATTGAGTTCAGAAATATTAGTCATCGTTATCCTGGTCAAGAAAGGCTAACGATTGATAATGTGTCCCTGACTATTTTGCCTGGCCAAACAGTCGCTTTGGTGGGTAGATCCGGCAGTGGTAAAACGACCTTGGCTAATATGTTGCCTCGATTCGTGCAGCCTACAGCAGGTGATATTTTTATTGATGATCTTCCTGCTTCTGACATTCAGCTTCGCTCATTACGCTTGCATCAGTCTTTTGTCAGTCAGGATGTGGTTCTCTTTGAGGGTAGTATCAAGGAGAACGTGGCTTATGGGGCATATGCAGACGTTCCAGATGAACAGGTTTGGCAAGCTCTAGAGGCTGCGAATCTAGCAAAATTTGTGCAGTCTTTACCCGAAGGTATTAATACTCAGGTCGGAGAAAAAGCAGGGAACCTATCAGGTGGGCAACGCCAACGTTTAGCAATAGCTCGAGCATTAATTAAAAATGCACCTATTCTAGTCTTGGACGAGGCCACCTCTGCTTTAGATAATGAGTCTGAACGTCAAGTGCAGCTGTCTTTAGAGCGACTCATGAAAAACCGATCTACACTCGTTATTGCCCATCGCCTATCTACTGTGCAAAAAGCCGATCGAATTATCGTATTGGATGAGGGGCAGATAGCAGAGGCAGGGACTCATGATGAGTTGCTAGCCTTAGATGGAATTTACGCCGGTCTCTATCACATGCAGTTTGAAATGAACTAA
- a CDS encoding siderophore-interacting protein: MQKVMKDLTVQRVRHDIVVRTIIVESVEKLANNYVRIRFVGDDLIGFVSSGFDDHVKLFFPQQDNAPVVPQLTENGLFFPEDKPKPAARDYTPRAFDQKSSYLEIDFVLHEQGPAGMWAKAACIGDALVMAGPRGSMVVPIEYDWHLLVGDETALPAIIRRLHELPDHAQVVVVLETEAPQLQALLPPHVNLQLVYAQRVDSQSHLPQLVRELRLPDGEGFAWAAAESSVVKAIRQELVDTHGLANHQIRASSYWRREDESEKQQ, encoded by the coding sequence ATGCAAAAAGTAATGAAAGACTTAACTGTACAGCGTGTGCGTCATGACATAGTCGTTAGAACTATAATCGTAGAGAGCGTAGAGAAATTGGCTAATAATTATGTACGTATTCGGTTTGTAGGTGACGATTTAATTGGCTTTGTCTCATCAGGTTTTGATGACCATGTGAAGCTTTTTTTTCCACAGCAAGATAACGCACCTGTAGTTCCTCAGTTAACAGAAAATGGTTTATTTTTTCCAGAGGATAAACCTAAACCGGCTGCTAGAGACTATACACCACGCGCTTTTGATCAAAAATCATCGTATCTTGAGATCGATTTTGTGTTGCATGAGCAAGGTCCTGCTGGGATGTGGGCTAAAGCAGCATGCATAGGCGATGCTTTAGTCATGGCTGGGCCTAGAGGCTCTATGGTGGTGCCGATTGAATATGATTGGCATTTATTAGTGGGTGATGAGACAGCACTACCTGCAATAATCCGGCGTTTGCACGAGCTACCCGATCACGCACAGGTCGTAGTGGTCCTAGAGACAGAAGCCCCTCAGTTGCAAGCCTTATTGCCACCACATGTAAATTTGCAGTTGGTTTATGCACAAAGGGTAGATTCACAAAGCCATTTACCCCAACTGGTCAGAGAGCTTAGATTGCCAGATGGGGAGGGCTTTGCCTGGGCAGCAGCTGAATCATCTGTTGTTAAAGCTATACGCCAAGAGCTTGTCGATACGCATGGGTTAGCAAATCATCAGATTCGCGCTTCCAGTTATTGGCGTAGAGAGGATGAAAGTGAAAAGCAGCAATAG
- a CDS encoding glycosyltransferase family 9 protein: MTSLPLVYLRLPNWLGDVCMSLPVLEALLARNYSVVVCARPWAKQLLSGYALSGFVPMSGQWLADAKTLRTYRKIHKIPSVGLSLPDSLSSALVFRWAAIPAAGYKDDGRSWLLKWPISKPSQALHAVESWYELAYQASVRWQHPIAPKAMSSLHLAGVPEADPEKFGLNQTTKNLLIAPTAVGLHKGQVKVWPYYESLTQALQQQGYTVYMCPPPNEIAEAEKNAPSAIRLKPCALLEFAQLCKSVDMVICNDSGVSHIAAAVDALQITLIGVTDATHTGPWSDQALCLGQLGQWPTLETVLHHITQRLRTE; this comes from the coding sequence ATGACCTCACTGCCCTTAGTTTACCTACGTTTACCCAATTGGTTAGGTGACGTATGCATGAGTTTACCGGTCTTAGAGGCCTTGTTAGCTCGCAACTATAGTGTGGTGGTTTGTGCACGGCCATGGGCTAAACAACTACTCTCTGGTTATGCCTTGAGTGGCTTTGTTCCCATGAGCGGTCAGTGGCTCGCTGATGCCAAAACACTTAGAACTTATAGAAAAATACATAAAATACCAAGCGTAGGCCTTAGTCTACCCGACTCTTTATCTAGCGCCTTAGTCTTTCGTTGGGCAGCAATTCCTGCCGCTGGCTACAAAGACGATGGCCGCAGTTGGTTACTGAAGTGGCCTATTTCCAAGCCAAGCCAAGCTCTGCATGCCGTCGAATCATGGTATGAGTTAGCCTATCAAGCCTCAGTGCGTTGGCAGCATCCTATTGCACCCAAAGCGATGAGCTCTCTGCATCTAGCAGGCGTACCAGAGGCTGATCCAGAAAAATTTGGCCTAAACCAGACAACCAAAAACCTATTAATTGCACCTACTGCTGTAGGCTTACATAAAGGCCAGGTCAAGGTGTGGCCTTATTATGAGTCATTAACCCAAGCGCTACAACAACAAGGCTATACCGTCTATATGTGCCCGCCCCCTAATGAAATTGCAGAGGCAGAGAAAAATGCACCATCCGCAATACGTCTGAAACCTTGTGCCTTGTTAGAGTTTGCTCAATTATGTAAAAGTGTGGATATGGTGATATGTAATGACTCTGGTGTTTCACATATTGCTGCTGCAGTAGATGCGCTACAAATCACGTTAATAGGCGTCACGGACGCCACCCACACAGGCCCTTGGTCAGATCAGGCACTGTGTTTAGGTCAATTAGGTCAATGGCCAACGTTAGAAACAGTACTACACCACATAACACAGCGCCTACGTACTGAGTGA
- the rng gene encoding ribonuclease G yields MSEDILINVTPFETRVALVEQGQVQELHVERSIQRGYVGNIYLGKVVRVLPGMQSAFIEIGLERAAFIHVADLRQNRKERIEGSPATPIEKLLFEGQSLIVQVTKDPIGTKGARLSTQISIAGRMLVYLPYDPHIGVSQKIDGEDNRQQLKERVQRIANSEEGGFIVRTQAEIATDEELQTDCVYLKKLWGIILQRLKSQGAPSTLYTELHLHQRVLRDVAHPNTGKIIVDSRMVYQQMLEWADVYTPALVDRIYHHSGSRPLFDTVRAEEEIQRALSRRVDLKSGGYLIIDQTEALTTVDVNTGGYVGGRNFGDTIFKTNLEASVAIARQLRLRNLGGIIILDFIDMEHHEHRESVLEELRNALAKDRTRITISGFSQLGLVEMTRKRTRESLSNLLCEPCPTCQSRGSVLTARSVCYEILREILREARQFNPKEFRVLASQDVVDLFLEEESQHLAQTGDFIGKSISLEVDSLYSQEQYDIILF; encoded by the coding sequence ATGTCTGAAGACATTTTAATTAACGTTACTCCCTTTGAGACCCGTGTTGCATTAGTCGAACAAGGGCAAGTACAAGAGCTGCATGTAGAGCGCAGCATACAACGCGGCTACGTCGGTAATATCTATTTAGGTAAGGTTGTACGTGTCTTGCCTGGTATGCAAAGTGCATTTATAGAGATCGGCTTAGAGCGTGCCGCTTTTATTCATGTCGCCGACTTACGTCAAAACCGCAAAGAACGTATTGAGGGCTCCCCAGCGACCCCAATAGAAAAACTCTTGTTTGAAGGTCAGTCTCTTATAGTACAAGTGACCAAAGACCCTATAGGTACTAAAGGGGCCCGCCTATCTACCCAAATCAGTATCGCGGGTCGAATGCTCGTGTATTTGCCCTATGACCCTCATATAGGCGTATCACAAAAAATTGATGGCGAAGATAATAGACAACAGCTCAAAGAGCGTGTGCAACGCATAGCGAACTCAGAAGAAGGTGGCTTTATCGTCCGTACACAAGCAGAAATAGCCACAGACGAAGAGCTACAAACTGATTGTGTGTATTTGAAAAAGCTTTGGGGGATTATTTTACAACGTCTCAAGTCTCAAGGAGCTCCCTCTACCCTTTATACAGAACTCCATCTACATCAACGCGTCTTGCGTGATGTGGCTCACCCAAACACGGGTAAAATTATTGTGGATTCACGCATGGTCTATCAACAGATGTTGGAGTGGGCCGACGTCTATACCCCCGCTTTGGTTGACCGAATCTATCATCACAGTGGTAGTCGCCCCCTGTTTGACACAGTACGGGCAGAAGAGGAAATTCAACGCGCCTTATCTCGACGGGTAGATTTAAAATCAGGTGGTTATTTAATTATTGATCAAACTGAAGCGCTAACCACGGTAGATGTCAACACAGGTGGGTATGTAGGGGGACGTAATTTTGGCGACACTATATTCAAAACAAACCTTGAGGCATCGGTTGCTATTGCTCGCCAACTTCGTCTACGGAATTTAGGTGGCATTATTATTCTTGATTTTATTGATATGGAGCACCACGAGCATCGCGAGTCGGTACTCGAGGAACTACGCAACGCCTTAGCCAAAGACCGTACTCGTATTACTATTAGTGGGTTTAGTCAGCTCGGCCTGGTGGAGATGACGCGTAAACGTACACGCGAATCATTAAGTAACTTACTGTGTGAGCCCTGCCCTACTTGTCAGTCCAGAGGGTCAGTACTAACCGCTCGTAGTGTCTGTTATGAAATTCTACGCGAAATTCTTCGTGAGGCTCGTCAGTTCAACCCCAAAGAATTTCGTGTATTGGCTTCTCAAGATGTAGTTGATCTTTTTCTTGAAGAGGAAAGTCAACATCTAGCGCAAACCGGCGATTTTATCGGCAAGTCCATTTCACTAGAGGTTGACAGTCTGTATTCACAAGAACAATACGATATTATTTTGTTTTAG
- a CDS encoding class I SAM-dependent methyltransferase translates to MPNTTPYKTTLRTIHIPGQEPLEIFTLLDRQQFYDPLGAAERLGICSAAWPLFGMLWPSGLQLAIKIAKKPVDPDQRILEIGCGLGLASMTAHRLGGNVTASDRHPLAHRFLAKNLLNNHLPSMSFRYGQWGREEPVSLVDTGSPVLSERYDLIMGSDLLYDPSSPAQVAQFIHQHASAKSEIWVMDPNRGYRNRFTRKMAMYGFDLNEDKKIQRPFKYNENDNAEPYSGRFLLYKRDIDHV, encoded by the coding sequence ATGCCTAATACAACACCCTATAAAACGACTCTTCGTACTATACATATCCCTGGCCAAGAGCCATTAGAGATTTTTACATTATTAGATAGACAGCAGTTCTACGACCCATTAGGGGCGGCTGAACGTTTAGGTATTTGCTCGGCAGCTTGGCCTTTATTTGGGATGTTGTGGCCTTCTGGATTACAGTTAGCTATCAAAATTGCAAAAAAGCCAGTCGATCCAGACCAGCGGATTTTGGAAATAGGTTGTGGGCTAGGTTTAGCTAGTATGACAGCACATCGTTTAGGGGGTAATGTGACCGCTAGCGATCGTCACCCTTTAGCACATCGTTTCTTAGCTAAAAACCTATTAAATAATCATTTACCATCTATGTCTTTTCGTTATGGCCAATGGGGCAGAGAAGAACCCGTTTCATTGGTAGACACAGGATCACCTGTTTTATCTGAACGTTATGACTTAATTATGGGCAGTGATCTTCTTTATGATCCTTCTAGTCCAGCTCAGGTCGCTCAGTTTATTCATCAACATGCTTCAGCTAAATCTGAGATTTGGGTTATGGATCCTAATCGCGGTTATAGGAATCGTTTTACAAGAAAAATGGCGATGTATGGTTTTGATTTAAATGAAGATAAAAAAATTCAACGTCCTTTTAAATACAATGAAAACGATAATGCTGAGCCATACTCTGGTCGGTTCCTTTTGTATAAACGGGATATAGATCATGTGTAA
- a CDS encoding glycosyltransferase family 2 protein: MLSVIIITKNEQAHITECIQSVAFADEIIVLDSGSTDNTCALARAMGAQVYHTTHWPGFGPQKNKALELATHDWVLSIDADERVPHAMAEHIQQVLQNPQADAYTVARLSCFGGRWIKHSGWWPDRLVRLFKRDKGRFKDVAVHESVIVQGLTQDLQAHLLHYPYDSLETLINKTNQYSSAAAQQLHDKGKTIGIFGIMAKAFWTFVRIYLIRRGFLDGKEGFILATVASAGSFFRYSKLWLLNRKTNWKPEPPASQ, translated from the coding sequence ATGCTATCCGTTATTATTATCACTAAGAACGAGCAAGCGCATATCACTGAGTGTATTCAGTCTGTGGCTTTTGCTGATGAAATCATTGTCTTGGACTCAGGCAGTACGGACAACACTTGCGCTCTAGCTCGAGCCATGGGCGCGCAGGTCTATCACACCACTCATTGGCCTGGCTTTGGCCCCCAAAAGAACAAAGCCCTAGAACTAGCAACCCACGACTGGGTCTTGTCCATTGATGCAGATGAGCGCGTGCCACACGCCATGGCCGAGCACATTCAGCAGGTGTTACAAAACCCTCAGGCGGATGCTTATACCGTAGCGCGTCTGTCTTGTTTTGGGGGGCGTTGGATTAAACATAGTGGATGGTGGCCAGACCGGCTCGTGCGATTGTTTAAACGAGATAAAGGCCGATTTAAAGACGTGGCGGTTCACGAAAGTGTGATTGTGCAGGGGCTAACTCAAGACCTGCAGGCCCATTTGTTGCACTATCCTTATGACAGCTTGGAAACTCTGATCAATAAAACGAACCAGTATTCCAGTGCTGCCGCACAGCAATTGCATGATAAAGGCAAAACGATTGGTATATTTGGCATTATGGCTAAGGCTTTTTGGACCTTTGTGCGCATTTACCTTATTCGTCGCGGCTTTTTAGATGGCAAAGAGGGCTTTATCTTAGCTACTGTTGCATCGGCAGGCAGTTTCTTTAGGTATAGTAAATTATGGTTGTTAAACCGTAAAACAAATTGGAAACCGGAGCCTCCTGCATCCCAATAA
- a CDS encoding polysaccharide deacetylase family protein, translating to MMTTSIPVLMYHHVRPGAGMIACTPEHFESQLQWLQANGYKGLTLDEFSTHLAGQNVGKGVLITFDDGYLNNWVYAYPLLKKYGFKATIFLVTSWLQHGEIRANTATGATLPACPDHHQCEALIEAGKSDEVILRWSEVHAMRDSGLIEFHSHTHTHTRWDKILPEQKNAKMQWELSASRQTLLTELGAVSDHLCWPQGYFDEDYVHIAQEAGFNYLYTTQAFGRNTQKTPATHIHRFAVRNRPGKTLGQRIRASHHPIVAPFFNTFKQWRRTRRDR from the coding sequence ATGATGACGACTTCTATTCCTGTTCTTATGTATCACCATGTTCGCCCTGGTGCGGGAATGATTGCCTGTACGCCTGAGCATTTTGAGAGTCAGTTGCAATGGTTGCAAGCGAATGGTTATAAAGGCCTGACTTTAGACGAGTTCTCTACCCATTTGGCGGGGCAAAATGTGGGGAAAGGCGTGTTAATCACCTTTGATGACGGGTATTTAAATAATTGGGTCTATGCCTATCCGCTACTTAAAAAATATGGTTTTAAGGCAACTATTTTTTTGGTTACCTCATGGCTACAGCATGGTGAGATCCGAGCAAACACAGCTACAGGGGCAACGCTACCAGCCTGTCCAGATCATCATCAGTGCGAAGCCTTAATAGAGGCTGGGAAAAGTGATGAGGTCATTTTGCGTTGGTCCGAGGTTCACGCAATGCGGGATTCAGGCTTGATTGAGTTTCATAGCCATACGCATACGCATACTCGCTGGGATAAAATCCTGCCAGAGCAAAAAAATGCCAAAATGCAGTGGGAGTTATCTGCATCTAGACAGACGCTGCTAACAGAGTTGGGTGCCGTGTCCGATCATTTATGCTGGCCTCAAGGGTATTTTGATGAGGATTATGTCCATATAGCTCAAGAGGCAGGATTTAATTATCTATATACCACACAGGCTTTTGGCCGTAATACTCAAAAAACCCCAGCAACGCATATTCATCGCTTTGCCGTGCGTAATCGACCCGGCAAAACCTTAGGTCAACGGATTCGAGCCAGCCATCATCCTATTGTCGCTCCTTTTTTTAATACTTTTAAGCAGTGGCGACGCACACGTCGAGATCGTTAA
- a CDS encoding YdcF family protein: MNFSNFLAQLVIPLNLSIALLLLATLFLLLKRKKRAFSLGFFALVWVLFWSLPAASIWLGGHLENRYHYETAQHVPVADAIVVLGGHTANSRHNWFADYDASKTSTRISRGAELYEAKRAPFILVSGAAFDGGTSEAQGMARYLRSQGIPEHAIVIEEKSFTTQENAIYSARILREKNVNRILLVTSALHMPRSVASFTKEGLEVIPAPVAPQITRPDDSWEAIWTPNYQALNASRSIIKEYVGLLVYWVRGWV, encoded by the coding sequence ATGAATTTTTCTAATTTTTTAGCCCAACTCGTCATTCCACTCAACCTAAGTATTGCCCTACTGCTATTAGCCACGTTATTTTTGTTATTAAAACGCAAAAAACGGGCATTTAGCTTAGGTTTCTTTGCTCTTGTTTGGGTTTTATTTTGGTCATTACCAGCAGCCTCTATTTGGCTAGGAGGCCACTTAGAGAATCGCTATCACTATGAAACAGCACAGCATGTGCCTGTTGCAGACGCAATCGTAGTTTTAGGCGGGCACACAGCCAATAGCCGACATAACTGGTTTGCGGACTATGACGCCAGTAAAACATCCACCCGAATCAGTCGTGGCGCTGAGCTATATGAAGCAAAACGTGCGCCTTTTATCTTGGTTTCAGGGGCGGCTTTCGATGGAGGAACCAGTGAAGCACAGGGTATGGCTCGTTATTTACGCAGCCAAGGCATCCCGGAACATGCGATTGTTATTGAGGAAAAAAGCTTTACCACCCAAGAAAATGCTATTTATAGCGCGCGTATTCTCAGAGAAAAAAACGTGAATCGTATTCTTCTGGTTACCTCTGCTTTGCATATGCCTCGGTCTGTAGCATCATTTACCAAAGAGGGTCTTGAGGTCATCCCAGCCCCAGTGGCTCCACAAATCACACGTCCTGACGATAGCTGGGAGGCTATTTGGACACCTAACTATCAAGCGCTTAATGCAAGCCGCTCTATTATTAAAGAGTATGTTGGCTTATTGGTGTATTGGGTGCGAGGCTGGGTGTAA
- the cysW gene encoding sulfate ABC transporter permease subunit CysW: MKSKLNSTQRGFIVLSLALVFILLVLPLLLIVSQAFSQGIQGFWQAITDSDMSHAIQLTLLVAAISVPVNLIFGVFLAWSVTHYRFKGRQLLMTLIDIPYATSPVVAGLCYLVVYGAEGYFGQWLSTHDIQLMFAWPGLVMVTLFVTSPFIARLLIPLMAEQGSDQEQAALTLGANGWQIFYHVTLPKIKWGLLYGVILSNARAIGEFGAVSVVSGAIRGQTLTLALLVEQLNEDHKVVGAFSAALLLASMAIITIGVKAIIESNNLKK; encoded by the coding sequence ATGAAAAGCAAATTGAACTCCACTCAACGAGGCTTTATTGTCCTAAGCCTTGCTCTGGTTTTTATTTTATTAGTTCTGCCTTTGCTGCTCATCGTAAGCCAAGCATTCAGCCAAGGTATTCAAGGTTTTTGGCAAGCCATTACTGACTCAGACATGAGTCATGCAATTCAACTTACCTTACTTGTTGCGGCCATTAGCGTGCCTGTCAATTTGATTTTTGGCGTTTTCTTAGCATGGAGTGTGACACACTATCGCTTTAAAGGCCGACAGTTATTGATGACCTTGATTGATATTCCTTATGCTACCTCGCCCGTTGTCGCAGGCTTATGCTATTTGGTGGTATATGGGGCAGAAGGCTATTTCGGTCAATGGCTATCCACTCATGATATTCAATTAATGTTTGCATGGCCTGGCTTAGTCATGGTGACACTTTTTGTGACTAGCCCATTTATTGCTCGACTCTTAATTCCCTTGATGGCCGAGCAAGGTTCAGATCAAGAACAAGCAGCCCTTACTTTAGGTGCTAATGGGTGGCAAATTTTCTACCACGTCACGTTGCCTAAAATAAAATGGGGCTTGTTATATGGGGTCATTCTTAGCAATGCCCGAGCCATCGGTGAATTTGGGGCAGTTTCCGTTGTTTCTGGAGCGATACGAGGGCAAACCTTAACTCTTGCCTTATTAGTCGAGCAGCTCAATGAAGATCACAAAGTAGTCGGAGCATTTAGCGCCGCACTCCTTTTAGCAAGCATGGCGATCATTACAATCGGCGTTAAAGCTATCATTGAATCAAACAATCTAAAGAAATAA